One part of the Streptococcus sp. oral taxon 431 genome encodes these proteins:
- a CDS encoding PspC domain-containing protein — protein sequence MEKRLVRNVQDKKIAGVCAGLADYLDMDQTLVRALWILFTLLGGSGVLAYIILWVIMPEAGTEA from the coding sequence ATGGAAAAACGTTTAGTTCGTAATGTTCAAGATAAAAAAATTGCTGGTGTTTGTGCAGGTCTTGCTGACTACTTAGATATGGACCAAACATTGGTTCGTGCACTTTGGATCCTCTTCACTTTGTTAGGTGGTTCAGGAGTGCTCGCTTATATCATTCTATGGGTTATTATGCCTGAAGCAGGAACAGAAGCGTAA
- a CDS encoding GNAT family N-acetyltransferase: protein MTLTSQLITDVFPDLEKVDQLNKEAFPEEERVPLEEFLRYQDRDDAHFFAFYNEEEFVGFAFAIANQKAFYISFFAIMPHLRSHGYGREIIDKLIDFYQRTMILEVERLDEDCDNLEQRKARMEFYKQNGFKTANAFLEYEGLSFEILYRGDHFDEEAYRDIFQKLQEENYFDFHIEYRRFSEH from the coding sequence ATGACCTTAACCAGCCAGTTAATTACAGATGTATTCCCAGATCTTGAAAAAGTTGACCAATTAAACAAGGAAGCCTTTCCTGAAGAAGAAAGGGTACCTTTGGAAGAATTTTTACGTTACCAAGATAGGGATGACGCTCACTTTTTCGCTTTTTATAACGAGGAAGAATTTGTTGGCTTCGCTTTTGCTATTGCCAATCAAAAAGCATTCTACATCAGCTTTTTTGCCATTATGCCCCATCTCCGCAGTCATGGCTACGGGAGAGAAATTATTGACAAACTCATTGATTTTTACCAGCGCACCATGATTCTTGAAGTGGAGCGTTTGGACGAAGACTGCGATAACCTCGAACAGCGAAAAGCTCGCATGGAATTCTATAAACAAAACGGCTTCAAAACAGCCAATGCTTTTTTGGAGTACGAAGGTCTTAGTTTTGAGATTCTATATCGTGGTGACCATTTTGATGAAGAAGCCTACCGTGATATCTTTCAAAAATTACAAGAAGAAAATTATTTTGACTTCCACATCGAGTACCGTCGCTTTAGTGAACACTAG
- a CDS encoding MATE family efflux transporter: MNKKSTVDLIHGPILPALISFALPILLSNIFQQLYNTADILIVGRFLGPDSLAAVGATTAIFDLIIGFALGVGNGMGVVIARYYGARNFSKIKEAVAATWILGALLSVIVMAIGFVGLYPLLQYLETPTEILPQSYEYISMIVSCVGVSFAYNLFAGLLRSIGDSLAALAFLIFSAIVNVILDLYFITQLQLGVQSAGLATIISQGLSAILCYLYIRKSVPELLPRWKDFRWNKALYIDLLEQGLAMGLMGSIVSVGSVILQSSVNSFGAVIISAQTAARRIMAFALLPMTAISASMTTFISQNFGAKRPERIVHGLRLGSYISMAWASFACIFLFFASPSLVSFLASSTDGYLIENGTLYLRISSVFYPFLSLLLIYRNSLQGLGQKFLPLVSSFIELFGKIVFVAWIIPWTGYTGVILCEPLLWLVMTAQLYFSLSKHPWIKEGKKILAAGGKS; the protein is encoded by the coding sequence ATGAATAAAAAATCAACGGTGGACCTGATTCATGGTCCCATCCTTCCCGCGCTAATTAGTTTTGCATTACCGATTTTACTGTCCAATATCTTTCAGCAACTTTATAATACGGCTGATATTTTGATTGTTGGACGTTTTCTAGGGCCAGACTCCTTGGCGGCTGTTGGGGCAACAACGGCTATCTTTGACTTAATTATCGGTTTTGCTCTCGGAGTTGGCAATGGAATGGGAGTGGTGATTGCCCGCTATTATGGAGCCCGTAACTTTTCGAAGATTAAAGAAGCTGTCGCAGCCACTTGGATCTTAGGAGCCCTTTTAAGTGTGATTGTTATGGCGATAGGATTTGTCGGCCTCTATCCACTTCTCCAATATCTGGAAACTCCTACAGAGATTCTCCCCCAGTCTTATGAATACATCTCCATGATTGTCAGCTGTGTGGGAGTTAGCTTTGCTTATAATCTCTTTGCAGGATTACTACGCTCGATTGGTGACAGCCTTGCAGCACTTGCTTTTCTTATCTTTTCAGCCATTGTTAATGTCATTCTAGATTTATATTTTATTACACAACTGCAGTTAGGTGTTCAATCTGCTGGTCTTGCAACCATTATCTCCCAGGGCTTGTCAGCTATCCTTTGTTATCTCTATATCCGAAAGAGTGTTCCAGAGCTCCTTCCTAGGTGGAAAGATTTCAGATGGAATAAGGCTCTCTATATTGATCTTTTGGAGCAGGGGCTAGCCATGGGCTTGATGGGTTCAATCGTCTCTGTCGGAAGTGTTATTTTGCAATCCTCTGTCAATAGTTTTGGAGCAGTCATTATCAGCGCTCAGACGGCAGCACGCCGAATCATGGCCTTTGCCTTATTGCCAATGACGGCTATTTCAGCCTCTATGACCACATTTATCTCTCAAAACTTTGGGGCAAAACGTCCAGAACGTATTGTTCACGGTCTTCGACTAGGGAGTTATATCAGTATGGCTTGGGCGAGCTTTGCCTGTATTTTCCTATTTTTTGCAAGTCCTTCTCTGGTTTCTTTCCTGGCAAGTTCGACAGACGGCTACTTGATTGAAAATGGGACTTTATACCTACGCATCAGTTCTGTATTCTATCCATTTTTGAGTCTTTTATTGATCTATAGGAATAGCTTACAAGGGCTAGGTCAAAAGTTCCTACCTCTCGTATCTAGCTTTATCGAGTTATTTGGGAAAATCGTGTTTGTGGCTTGGATTATTCCTTGGACAGGCTATACAGGTGTGATTCTATGTGAGCCCCTTCTCTGGCTAGTTATGACTGCTCAACTTTACTTCTCACTTTCCAAACATCCATGGATCAAAGAAGGCAAGAAAATCTTGGCAGCCGGCGGGAAATCCTAG
- a CDS encoding YebC/PmpR family DNA-binding transcriptional regulator — protein MGRKWANIVAKKTAKDGANSKVYAKFGVEIYVAAKKGEPDPELNTALKFVIDRAKQAQVPKHVIDKAIDKAKGNTDETFTEGRYEGFGPNGSMLIVDTLTSNVNRTAANVRAAFGKNGGNMGASGSVSYLFDNKGVIVFAGEDADAIFELLLEADVDVDDVEAEEGTITVYTAPTDLHKAIVALRESGIEEFQVTELEMIPQSEVELSGEDLETFEKLYGVLEDDEDVQKIYTNVDGF, from the coding sequence ATGGGACGTAAATGGGCCAATATCGTAGCCAAGAAAACGGCTAAAGATGGAGCTAACTCTAAAGTATATGCAAAATTTGGTGTAGAAATCTATGTAGCAGCTAAAAAAGGTGAGCCAGATCCAGAACTAAACACTGCTTTGAAATTCGTTATCGACCGTGCTAAACAAGCACAAGTTCCAAAGCACGTTATTGATAAAGCAATCGATAAGGCAAAAGGAAATACAGACGAAACCTTTACAGAAGGACGTTACGAAGGATTCGGACCAAATGGTTCTATGTTGATCGTTGATACTTTGACTTCAAACGTTAACCGTACAGCTGCCAACGTGCGTGCTGCCTTTGGTAAAAACGGTGGAAACATGGGAGCTTCAGGTTCTGTATCTTACCTCTTTGACAACAAGGGTGTTATCGTCTTTGCAGGTGAAGATGCTGACGCTATCTTTGAACTCTTGCTTGAAGCAGATGTCGATGTAGACGATGTAGAAGCAGAAGAAGGAACAATCACTGTTTACACTGCACCAACTGACCTTCACAAGGCTATTGTTGCTTTGCGTGAATCTGGTATTGAAGAATTCCAAGTAACTGAATTGGAAATGATTCCTCAATCAGAAGTTGAGTTGTCAGGTGAAGATTTGGAAACATTTGAAAAACTCTACGGAGTCCTTGAAGACGACGAAGACGTACAAAAAATCTACACAAACGTAGATGGATTCTAA